From one Fulvitalea axinellae genomic stretch:
- a CDS encoding DUF3164 family protein yields the protein MEKMDLSAMSAEELRKALAEREKAENREQEKREKSWREVKDAFVTKAVGTMREISGMMRDFKGEAVSNGNALHKEMYEVFGKKEKEGLKQFSLVTEDGMMKLVIDRQERQELDETATVAIETIKEVFRAKFAVRNKTMYNILDGILVKNKKGDYDERLVAKLRKFEGEVDDREFSEALDQLSKSYNTVGSSTYMRAYVWDKERERWDDVPMAFSRI from the coding sequence ATGGAAAAGATGGATTTGAGCGCTATGTCCGCCGAGGAATTGCGGAAGGCGCTGGCCGAGAGGGAAAAGGCCGAAAACAGGGAACAGGAGAAGCGGGAGAAAAGCTGGCGGGAGGTGAAGGACGCTTTTGTGACTAAGGCCGTGGGGACGATGCGGGAGATCAGCGGTATGATGCGGGACTTTAAGGGCGAGGCGGTAAGCAACGGTAACGCCTTGCACAAGGAGATGTACGAGGTGTTCGGCAAGAAGGAGAAGGAAGGCCTGAAGCAATTCAGCCTGGTGACGGAGGACGGGATGATGAAGCTGGTGATCGACAGGCAGGAACGCCAGGAGCTGGACGAGACGGCGACGGTGGCGATAGAGACGATCAAGGAGGTGTTTAGGGCCAAGTTCGCGGTGCGAAACAAGACGATGTACAATATCCTTGACGGGATATTGGTAAAGAACAAGAAGGGCGACTATGACGAGCGGTTGGTGGCGAAGCTGCGGAAATTTGAGGGGGAAGTGGACGACAGGGAATTTTCGGAGGCGCTGGACCAGCTGAGCAAGAGCTATAACACGGTGGGGTCGTCCACTTATATGCGGGCGTATGTGTGGGACAAGGAGCGTGAGCGTTGGGATGACGTGCCTATGGCGTTTTCGAGAATTTAG
- a CDS encoding phage portal protein family protein, with product MSKKVTKRTPKKNSVNIIDLSLSNVDRSYKGIKEWRRAIESATSVTNPIRRSLYDLYEEITLDLHLTAVLEKRRNKVVNQPIHFFSADGKESDEIKKLIETEAFEDMLKDILDSRFQGHSLLWFDAVADGKINYQLIDRRHVRPETGQVVKYIYDDKGIDYTRPPYSNYCLTAGKTKDLGLLSKAAVAVIYKKGDVADWALFAQIFGMPFREYIYDDPSTKAQLEQVAKEQESASYIVRPRNSEFNVHDTGSKTGSSGLYKDLAQFCDDQMSKLILLNTMTTDAQGGNYKGEVHAQSEQEVAEADKRFILRILNEKFRTVLANFGYAVEGGTFAYDDKVKMSPKEQLEFDIKFNQIAPLDEDYWYETYNRPKPKKKPETRKETEKDKPEEKNLNDTSGKLTLSAPETPNATALSPSSAPSPSQSSGLVTAPTVRLQPDTHTRQTGFLSEVLQTLRNIFRKTELNDQIETLYGHACHSRINLADTPVLFDTSQIIEDALADVYAEGKPENISPSLWKLTFDRLNEAVSEGLAQAGYDLADEAFEQALSDNNAVFSAFKAHQQQKELVALLRDQNGKLKSFSAFKRDTADIIGKYNKEWLRTEYNTAVSRARSAAQWKGFQARKKTNLRWTPSRSAFPEAVHKSFWNTVLPMDDAFWKNHFPGNRWNCKCDWEATDAETTERPKILKEHKPDKGLEGNPGQTLTLFTEKHPYVTNTKKKDRPAITKQAKDLQNNNNQ from the coding sequence ATGAGCAAGAAAGTAACAAAGCGCACCCCGAAAAAGAACAGCGTCAACATCATAGACCTAAGCCTCTCCAACGTTGACCGCTCCTACAAAGGCATAAAAGAATGGCGCCGGGCCATAGAGTCCGCCACCAGCGTCACCAACCCGATCCGGCGCTCCCTCTACGACCTCTACGAGGAAATAACCCTTGACCTGCACCTTACCGCCGTCCTCGAAAAACGGCGCAACAAAGTCGTGAACCAGCCCATACACTTCTTCAGCGCCGACGGCAAGGAAAGCGACGAAATCAAAAAACTGATCGAAACCGAAGCCTTCGAGGATATGCTGAAAGACATCCTCGACAGCCGTTTCCAAGGCCACAGCCTCCTGTGGTTCGACGCCGTGGCCGACGGCAAGATAAACTACCAACTGATCGACCGACGGCACGTACGCCCCGAGACCGGCCAAGTGGTAAAATATATCTACGACGACAAAGGCATAGACTACACCCGACCGCCATACTCAAACTACTGCCTCACCGCCGGCAAAACCAAAGACCTCGGCCTTCTCTCAAAAGCCGCCGTCGCCGTAATCTACAAAAAAGGCGACGTGGCCGACTGGGCCCTCTTCGCCCAGATTTTCGGAATGCCCTTCCGCGAATACATCTACGACGACCCCAGCACAAAAGCGCAACTGGAACAAGTCGCCAAAGAGCAGGAATCCGCCTCCTATATCGTGCGCCCGCGCAACTCCGAATTCAACGTGCACGATACCGGCTCCAAAACGGGTTCCTCCGGCCTGTACAAAGACTTGGCCCAATTCTGCGACGACCAAATGTCAAAGCTCATCCTGCTCAACACCATGACCACCGACGCCCAAGGCGGGAACTACAAAGGCGAAGTGCACGCCCAGTCCGAGCAGGAAGTGGCCGAAGCCGACAAGCGTTTTATCCTCCGCATCCTCAACGAGAAGTTCAGAACCGTCCTGGCCAACTTCGGATACGCCGTTGAGGGCGGAACATTCGCATACGACGACAAGGTGAAAATGTCGCCCAAAGAACAGCTGGAGTTCGATATAAAATTCAACCAGATAGCCCCCCTCGACGAGGACTATTGGTACGAAACCTACAACCGCCCCAAGCCCAAGAAAAAACCGGAAACCCGAAAAGAAACCGAAAAGGACAAACCCGAAGAAAAAAACCTGAACGACACAAGCGGAAAACTAACCCTGTCAGCCCCCGAAACACCGAATGCCACAGCGCTGTCGCCAAGTTCGGCCCCGTCGCCGTCGCAAAGCTCCGGCCTTGTGACCGCCCCAACCGTCAGGCTCCAGCCTGACACGCACACCCGACAAACCGGCTTCCTCTCCGAAGTCCTCCAAACACTAAGAAACATATTCCGGAAAACCGAACTGAACGACCAGATCGAAACCCTGTACGGCCACGCCTGCCACTCCCGGATCAATCTGGCCGACACCCCCGTACTCTTCGACACAAGCCAAATAATAGAAGACGCCCTGGCCGACGTCTACGCCGAAGGCAAACCCGAAAACATCAGCCCGTCTCTCTGGAAACTGACATTCGACCGCCTCAACGAAGCCGTCTCCGAAGGCCTTGCCCAAGCCGGATACGACCTCGCCGACGAAGCTTTCGAACAGGCCCTGTCCGACAACAACGCCGTATTCTCGGCCTTCAAGGCGCACCAACAGCAAAAAGAACTCGTAGCCCTGCTCCGGGACCAAAACGGCAAGCTCAAAAGCTTCTCCGCCTTCAAGCGCGATACCGCCGACATAATCGGGAAATACAACAAAGAGTGGCTCCGCACCGAATACAACACCGCCGTATCGCGGGCCAGATCCGCGGCGCAATGGAAAGGGTTCCAAGCCCGGAAAAAGACAAACCTCCGCTGGACACCCTCCAGATCCGCCTTCCCCGAAGCCGTGCACAAATCCTTCTGGAACACCGTATTGCCGATGGACGACGCTTTTTGGAAAAACCATTTCCCCGGCAACCGCTGGAACTGCAAATGCGACTGGGAAGCCACCGACGCCGAAACCACCGAACGCCCGAAAATCCTTAAAGAGCACAAACCCGACAAAGGCCTCGAAGGCAACCCCGGCCAAACCCTGACGCTCTTCACCGAAAAACACCCCTACGTAACCAACACCAAAAAGAAAGACCGGCCCGCCATAACCAAACAGGCCAAAGACCTCCAAAACAACAATAACCAATAA
- a CDS encoding phage protein GemA/Gp16 family protein, whose protein sequence is MSGFKIFFSLWGRISKQRDLGEREDFIEGITGKRSLRALDKWEYAKVMDELTRIGQSFGIGTGTKRWDAKANGSRRRIISNFHQMGYKDAVASAKSWVRKQTKLDFNDVEQAELSKLVGISDKMVRQYEDKLRGK, encoded by the coding sequence ATGTCGGGTTTTAAGATTTTCTTTTCGTTGTGGGGCCGGATCAGCAAGCAACGCGACTTGGGCGAGCGTGAGGATTTTATCGAGGGCATTACGGGCAAGCGGTCTTTGAGGGCTTTGGACAAGTGGGAATACGCCAAGGTAATGGACGAGCTGACAAGGATCGGGCAAAGCTTCGGGATTGGGACCGGGACGAAGCGCTGGGACGCCAAGGCGAACGGAAGCCGTAGGCGGATTATCTCGAATTTTCACCAGATGGGCTATAAGGACGCCGTGGCAAGCGCCAAGTCTTGGGTAAGGAAGCAGACGAAGCTGGATTTTAACGATGTGGAACAGGCTGAGCTGAGCAAGTTGGTGGGAATATCGGACAAGATGGTGAGGCAGTACGAGGATAAGCTAAGGGGTAAGTGA
- a CDS encoding phage protein Gp36 family protein yields the protein MYITETDLQQHRYPELINAVSRDDPNFVLANIGRAEREADGYLNQKYDTAELWAQTGEDRNPIVKGLVIDLTLYHIYSVAEEVPIIIRERYDYAKTALKEIRKGETLLTGVPLLADKERDPDPQILYGHRSNRY from the coding sequence ATGTATATCACCGAAACCGACCTACAGCAACACCGGTACCCCGAACTGATCAACGCCGTCAGCCGGGACGATCCCAACTTCGTCCTGGCCAACATCGGCCGGGCCGAGCGGGAAGCCGACGGCTACCTCAACCAAAAATACGACACCGCCGAACTCTGGGCCCAAACAGGCGAAGACAGAAACCCCATAGTCAAAGGGCTTGTGATCGACCTGACGCTATACCACATCTACAGCGTAGCCGAAGAAGTTCCCATCATCATCCGCGAGCGATACGACTACGCCAAAACTGCGCTGAAAGAAATCCGAAAAGGCGAGACCCTGCTGACAGGCGTCCCCCTGCTCGCCGACAAAGAGCGGGACCCGGACCCCCAAATCCTATACGGCCACCGATCCAACAGATACTAA
- a CDS encoding ATP-binding protein, translating into MGINKEQVVAKLRLKVEKYGSQNKAAKSMKGVSPAMVNMMVSGKWDGIGEGMWRKVAAHVGWTAEGWQAVKTGDFKVLGTLLEKARTESLVFAVTGEAGTGKSFATRLYASEHKRAYLLQCNEFWNRKYFLMEALGAMGRDSSGLTVSDMMVELVRALKKEENPLIIMDEADKLSDQVLYFFITLYNQLEDHCGIVLLATDHLSKRIRKGLKLNKKGYKEIYSRVNRKFIELKGVGISDVTQVCMANGVDDRDVIREIFNDCEGDLRRVKQKVRAYRQGA; encoded by the coding sequence ATGGGAATTAACAAGGAACAGGTGGTGGCGAAGCTGCGCCTGAAGGTGGAAAAGTACGGCTCGCAAAACAAGGCGGCCAAATCCATGAAGGGCGTGAGTCCGGCGATGGTGAATATGATGGTTTCGGGCAAGTGGGACGGTATTGGCGAGGGTATGTGGCGCAAGGTGGCGGCGCATGTGGGGTGGACAGCGGAGGGATGGCAGGCGGTCAAGACCGGTGATTTCAAGGTGCTGGGGACGCTTTTGGAGAAAGCGCGGACGGAAAGCCTAGTGTTTGCCGTTACGGGAGAGGCCGGGACGGGGAAGTCTTTCGCTACAAGGCTGTACGCCTCGGAGCACAAGCGGGCCTACCTGCTCCAGTGCAACGAGTTCTGGAACAGGAAGTACTTTTTGATGGAGGCGCTGGGCGCTATGGGCAGGGATTCGTCGGGCTTGACGGTATCGGATATGATGGTGGAACTGGTGCGGGCGCTGAAGAAGGAGGAGAACCCGCTGATAATCATGGACGAGGCGGACAAGCTGAGCGACCAGGTACTGTATTTCTTTATCACGCTTTACAACCAACTGGAGGACCACTGCGGGATAGTGCTTTTGGCTACGGACCACCTTTCGAAACGGATACGCAAGGGACTGAAGCTGAACAAGAAGGGCTACAAGGAGATCTACAGCCGTGTGAACCGGAAGTTTATAGAGCTGAAGGGCGTGGGCATCTCGGACGTGACGCAAGTGTGCATGGCCAACGGCGTGGATGACCGGGACGTGATCAGGGAGATTTTTAACGACTGCGAGGGCGACCTGCGCAGGGTAAAGCAGAAAGTCCGGGCGTACCGGCAAGGCGCCTGA
- a CDS encoding phage virion morphogenesis protein, whose amino-acid sequence MRDFIQNIKALQDYINTEALDDIGDEAVSHYKKSFRDEAFSDKSEKDMPWQEVKRRQGNKRKKRAANTRKILTGDTGDLGRSIDYRKENRAVIITNPKIYAKVHNEGGKAGKTEFTMPKRQFIGPSLILNRKLKSRLTRNFKRILK is encoded by the coding sequence ATGAGAGACTTCATCCAAAACATAAAAGCCCTCCAGGACTACATCAACACCGAAGCCCTCGACGACATCGGGGACGAAGCCGTGTCCCACTACAAAAAATCATTCCGGGACGAAGCCTTTTCCGACAAGTCCGAAAAAGACATGCCCTGGCAGGAAGTCAAACGGCGCCAAGGCAACAAACGGAAAAAGCGCGCCGCCAATACCCGCAAGATCCTCACCGGCGACACCGGCGACCTCGGGCGCTCCATCGACTACCGCAAGGAAAACAGGGCCGTAATCATCACCAACCCGAAAATATACGCCAAAGTACATAACGAAGGGGGCAAGGCCGGCAAAACGGAATTCACCATGCCCAAGCGCCAATTCATCGGCCCCTCGCTGATACTCAACAGGAAACTTAAATCCAGACTAACCCGCAACTTCAAAAGAATACTAAAATGA
- a CDS encoding terminase gpP N-terminus-related DNA-binding protein — MGKYDKKRELAQGLYIKGTLSKKEIAKFVGVTDKTLRTWAEKYAWDQLKEAQSVTRQQLLADAYAQLKAVNQAVQERGGVPDKALTDAKSVLRKEIEQLSDSPLHLYVEIYTEVSEWLVEQRPDKAGEVSKLFLEFLDEKHEGA; from the coding sequence ATGGGCAAATACGACAAAAAGAGAGAGCTGGCGCAGGGCCTGTATATCAAGGGGACGCTCTCCAAAAAGGAGATAGCCAAGTTTGTGGGAGTGACGGACAAAACCCTCCGTACGTGGGCCGAAAAATACGCTTGGGACCAACTCAAAGAGGCGCAGAGCGTAACCCGCCAACAGCTTCTGGCCGACGCTTACGCGCAACTCAAGGCCGTAAACCAAGCCGTACAGGAACGGGGCGGGGTGCCCGACAAGGCGCTCACCGACGCCAAAAGCGTACTGCGCAAAGAGATAGAACAGCTCTCCGACAGCCCGCTGCACCTCTACGTCGAGATATACACCGAAGTCTCCGAATGGCTGGTGGAACAGCGTCCCGACAAGGCCGGAGAGGTCAGCAAGCTGTTTTTGGAATTCCTGGACGAAAAACACGAAGGCGCATGA
- a CDS encoding LexA family transcriptional regulator: MDKGLILNELKKHLNLSTDAKLADFLGITPQNLSNWRARNRIDPELIYTKCEQINPSWLLTGEGSMLKEEGSPRILTKKYSIPFHADVKASAGLGVAPVIPNITNADGLNLSYLGNTETLRAFVVSGHSMSPTIDDGDVIVGKRINSKDGLRDGQVYIIVTTENQVYVKRVKGVMKNITLQSDNEEYDDINFEADLINELYLLELILTKPHRGRLWQVESISYKHKVEALKIEKEAQEKELRAMDIEIKAKDQELESQKEILMLQSQLIEELKKKKKKKVE; the protein is encoded by the coding sequence ATGGATAAAGGACTAATACTCAATGAGTTGAAAAAGCATTTAAATTTAAGCACAGACGCTAAACTTGCGGATTTTTTAGGGATAACCCCTCAAAACCTATCAAACTGGAGAGCGAGGAACCGAATTGATCCTGAATTGATATACACAAAATGTGAACAGATAAATCCTTCCTGGCTACTTACTGGAGAGGGAAGTATGCTAAAAGAAGAAGGCTCCCCTAGGATTCTCACGAAGAAATACTCCATTCCCTTTCATGCCGACGTCAAAGCGAGTGCAGGTTTGGGAGTGGCTCCAGTTATACCAAACATCACTAATGCGGATGGCCTAAACTTATCATACCTGGGCAACACAGAAACACTAAGGGCATTCGTTGTATCAGGTCACAGTATGTCTCCAACTATTGACGATGGTGATGTGATTGTTGGAAAAAGGATCAATAGCAAAGACGGCCTAAGAGATGGGCAAGTTTACATTATCGTCACTACTGAAAATCAGGTTTACGTCAAAAGAGTAAAAGGGGTAATGAAAAACATCACCCTACAAAGTGACAATGAAGAGTATGATGACATAAACTTCGAGGCAGATCTTATTAATGAGCTTTACCTTTTGGAGCTTATATTAACCAAGCCCCATAGGGGGCGTTTGTGGCAAGTAGAATCGATTAGCTATAAGCACAAAGTGGAAGCTCTTAAAATAGAAAAAGAGGCTCAAGAGAAAGAACTGCGCGCAATGGACATAGAGATCAAGGCGAAAGATCAGGAATTAGAGTCGCAGAAAGAGATTCTAATGTTGCAAAGCCAACTTATAGAGGAGCTAAAAAAGAAGAAGAAAAAGAAAGTGGAATAA
- a CDS encoding ATP-binding protein, producing MDDKKLRRAMSVKALLRKKFKTMRFLGPWKESFGEELEMSGVWLVWGNSGNGKTRFCMQLAKYLTHFGKVVYDTMEEGARMTFQKVLRESHMEQVKRLTVLNREPIDELRERLRKRNSPDIVIVDSFQHMGLSKPKYLKLKGEFPDKLFVFVSHAEGKQPEGRSAKFVRYDADVKIRVEGYRALPTSRYGGGRPYVIWEEGAADYWGEAE from the coding sequence ATGGATGACAAGAAATTGCGCAGGGCGATGTCCGTAAAGGCACTGTTGCGCAAGAAATTCAAGACAATGCGTTTTTTGGGGCCTTGGAAAGAGAGTTTCGGCGAAGAGCTGGAGATGAGCGGGGTTTGGTTGGTGTGGGGGAATTCGGGCAACGGAAAGACGCGGTTTTGCATGCAGTTGGCAAAGTATCTCACCCACTTTGGGAAGGTAGTCTACGACACAATGGAGGAAGGCGCCAGAATGACCTTTCAGAAAGTGCTGAGGGAGTCGCATATGGAGCAGGTGAAGCGTTTAACGGTCTTGAATCGCGAACCTATAGACGAGTTAAGGGAAAGGCTGAGAAAGCGTAACAGCCCCGATATAGTGATTGTCGATTCGTTTCAGCATATGGGCCTGAGCAAGCCCAAGTACCTGAAGCTGAAAGGCGAGTTCCCCGACAAACTTTTCGTGTTTGTAAGCCACGCCGAGGGCAAACAGCCCGAGGGACGTTCGGCGAAGTTCGTGAGGTATGACGCCGACGTGAAGATACGGGTGGAAGGCTACAGGGCCTTGCCAACCAGCCGGTACGGAGGCGGGAGGCCTTACGTGATCTGGGAAGAGGGAGCGGCGGATTATTGGGGCGAGGCGGAGTGA